From the genome of Phoenix dactylifera cultivar Barhee BC4 unplaced genomic scaffold, palm_55x_up_171113_PBpolish2nd_filt_p 001873F, whole genome shotgun sequence, one region includes:
- the LOC120109161 gene encoding LOW QUALITY PROTEIN: pentatricopeptide repeat-containing protein At3g18020-like (The sequence of the model RefSeq protein was modified relative to this genomic sequence to represent the inferred CDS: inserted 1 base in 1 codon): MALIRRPFLPSYRPLSTITSFPSPLLHRPYDESLEEEEEKELEAESITNRSYWTKRIHFLCSTAGDPDAALRLLHRLRLRGFVPDSLNLSSVIHSLCDVGRSDEAHRRLLLSTAAGWLPDDRTANVLLARLLDAATPSLTLAVLRRLADAKPAFAPSLTNYNRLADHLCSQGQPFEALGLLSDMKTRGRLPDAITYTTLINGFCRAGELHEARRLFDKMLKGGILPNSLTYSVLIKGVLRKRRLDEARELMMELWPKMEEEKDPSVNSAAFANLIDSLCREGFIHEVFRIAEEMPQGKSLPEEFAYGQMMDSLCRAGRHHGASRIVYIMRKRGFFPSLVSYNCIVHGLSKNRGCMRAYQLFKEGIEFGYSPSEPTYKVLVEALCKEMDLHKAKDVAEFMLQKDSVDKTRIYNIFLSALHLVDNPSEQLNVLISMLQKQCQPDAITLNTVIHGFCKIGKVAEAKKIMSDMLNGNFFGPDVVTFTTIIRGLLDVGNSEEALDMLQRTMPKCHCFPNVVTYNVVLCGLVKLQKVDKAMEIFNDMVSKGIAADSTTYTAIIEGLCNIDRLEEAKRFWDEIVWPSKIHDNYVYAAILRGLCHMGKLDQACDFLYELVDCGAAPGIVNYNILVDSACKQGXKKEAYQIMGEMRKNGLKPDAVTWRILEKLHEKQSKEPTFDSQSLECRGLKEETVMTGEFEDETILKIIDEEKECINRSRIMETHWRAFVDPSLSAKLVEEDKTVRPIELSIKLI, from the exons ATGGCTCTCATCAGACGCCCTTTCCTCCCCTCTTACCGTCCTCTCTCCACCATCACCTCTTTCCCATCTCCACTCCTCCATCGACCCTACGACGAATccttagaagaagaagaagaaaaggagttgGAAGCAGAAAGTATAACCAATCGCTCCTACTGGACGAAGCGCATCCACTTCCTCTGCTCCACGGCCGGCGACCCCGACGCAGCCCTCCGCCTTCTCCATCGCCTCCGCCTCCGAGGCTTCGTCCCTGACTCCCTCAACCTTTCCAGTGTAATCCACTCCCTCTGCGACGTCGGCCGCTCCGACGAGGCCCACCGTCGCCTCCTCCTCTCCACCGCCGCCGGCTGGCTTCCCGATGACCGCACCGCCAACGTCCTCCTTGCCCGCCTTCTCGACGCCGCCACCCCTTCCCTCACCCTCGCCGTCCTCCGCCGCCTCGCCGACGCCAAACCCGCCTTCGCCCCTTCCCTCACCAACTACAACCGCCTCGCCGACCACCTCTGCTCCCAAGGTCAACCCTTCGAGGCCCTCGGTCTCTTATCCGACATGAAGACCCGTGGCCGCCTCCCGGACGCCATCACCTACACAACCCTCATCAATGGCTTCTGCCGGGCCGGGGAACTGCACGAGGCCCGCCGCCTGTTCGACAAAATGCTTAAAGGTGGCATCTTGCCTAATTCTCTCACCTACAGCGTCCTAATTAAAGGAGTCTTAAGGAAGCGGAGGCTCGACGAGGCGAGGGAATTGATGATGGAGCTTTGGCCGAAgatggaagaggagaaggacCCATCGGTTAACAGTGCGGCATTTGCCAATTTGATTGACTCCCTGTGCCGAGAAGGATTCATTCATGAGGTCTTTAGAATTGCAGAAGAGATGCCGCAGGGGAAGAGCCTCCCAGAGGAGTTCGCCTATGGGCAGATGATGGATTCGCTCTGCAGGGCTGGAAGGCATCATGGGGCTTCCAGAATTGTGTATATAATGAGGAAAAGAGGCTTCTTTCCAAGCTTGGTTTCCTACAATTGTATTGTCCATGGTTTAAGCAAGAATCGAGGTTGTATGAGGGCTTATCAATTATTTAAGGAAGGGATCGAGTTTGGATACTCACCGTCGGAACCTACTTACAAGGTGCTTGTCGAGGCTCTTTGCAAAGAAATGGATCTCCACAAGGCCAAGGATGTGGCCGAATTCATGTTACAAAAAGATAGTGTTGATAAGACGAGAATCTACAATATATTTCTGAGTGCTCTGCATCTTGTGGACAATCCAAGTGAGCAGCTTAATGTCCTCATCTCAATGCTTCAGAAGCAATGCCAGCCTGATGCTATTACTCTTAATACTGTTATCCATGGCTTCTGCAAGATTGGAAAAGTCGCTGAAGCTAAAAAGATCATGAGTGACATGTTGAATGGGAACTTCTTTGGTCCAGATGTGGTGACCTTTACTACCATTATTCGTGGGTTGCTGGATGTTGGCAATTCAGAAGAAGCCCTTGATATGTTGCAAAGGACAATGCCCAAATGCCATTGTTTTCCAAATGTCGTGACTTACAATGTGGTTCTATGTGGCTTAGTTAAGCTTCAGAAGGTTGACAAAGCAATGGAAATTTTCAATGATATGGTCAGCAAGGGCATCGCTGCTGATAGCACAACTTACACAGCAATAATTGAAGGCTTGTGTAACATCGATCGGCTCGAAGAGGCAAAGAGATTTTGGGATGAGATAGTTTGGCCTTCAAAGATCCATGACAATTATGTTTATGCTGCGATCCTTAGAGGTCTTTGTCACATGGGGAAACTGGATCAGGCCTGTGATTTTTTGTATGAACTGGTGGATTGTGGGGCTGCTCCAGGGATTGTGAACTACAACATCCTCGTCGACAGTGCTTGCAAACAGG TAAAGAAAGAGGCTTATCAGATCATGGGTGAGATGAGAAAGAATGGGTTGAAGCCTGATGCTGTAACTTGGAGGATTTTAGAGAAGTTGCATGAGAAACAAAGCAAGGAACCAACCTTTGATAGCCAAAGTTTAGAATGTAGAGGTCTCAAAGAGGAGACAGTGATGACAGGAGAATTTGAGGAtgaaactattttaaaaatcaTAGATGAAGAGAAGGAATGCATCAATAGGTCGAGAATCATGGAGACCCATTGGAGGGCCTTTGTAGATCCAAGCCTTTCTGCTAAACTAGTTGAAGAGGATAAGACAGTGAGGCCGATAGAGTTGTCAataaaattgatttaa